From one Deinococcus sp. JMULE3 genomic stretch:
- a CDS encoding endo alpha-1,4 polygalactosaminidase, with translation MKAAPLSAALTTLLLLAACGQTPSAPTTAKAPSTQVPSTQAPATSIEAERGQLDTEQLQGQAAIDPRTGSGVLINDATASGGQAVKLSATGSAVRFPMPTGTTGSYAVTLRARGVSSGGVAPSVSLRVNGTEKARVSLTSTSYASVSLGTQALQAGDTVRVVMLNGDSTGTRAAVIDYLDITSATPVATQPAPAPAPTPTPTPTPTTGIKLPPTGLMGWDWQIGASSDSAVSVPAGAKLIDLDGFNTSAAKVAELKSKGYYTVCYINAGSWESYRPDAAKYPDYLKIQQDPDWAGEYFLDVTDVFKSGSALAPILQARFKMCKDKGFDALEPDNLQNDENVSGGKITTQQQIDFNGWVADQAHAAGLAVFQKNGPDKILLKDRTGKMMVEKFDGILNEECQQYSECGPLAEYTKRGKLALNVEYSTTLNCATYTSLGVSAMKRDLGLVSPSMSGYKRQSCN, from the coding sequence ATGAAAGCCGCCCCCCTGAGTGCCGCCCTGACCACCCTCCTCCTCCTGGCTGCCTGCGGACAGACCCCCTCCGCCCCCACCACGGCCAAGGCCCCCAGCACCCAGGTCCCCAGCACCCAGGCCCCCGCCACCTCGATTGAGGCCGAGCGCGGCCAGCTGGACACCGAGCAGCTGCAGGGCCAGGCCGCCATCGACCCCCGCACCGGCAGCGGCGTGCTGATCAACGACGCGACCGCCAGCGGCGGGCAGGCCGTGAAACTCAGCGCCACCGGCAGCGCCGTGCGCTTCCCGATGCCCACCGGCACCACCGGCAGCTACGCCGTCACCCTGCGTGCCCGTGGCGTCAGCTCCGGCGGCGTCGCCCCCAGCGTGTCCCTGCGCGTCAACGGCACCGAGAAGGCCCGCGTGTCCCTGACCAGCACCAGCTACGCCAGCGTGTCCCTCGGCACCCAGGCCCTCCAGGCGGGCGACACCGTCCGCGTCGTCATGCTCAACGGCGACAGCACCGGCACACGCGCCGCCGTCATCGACTACCTGGACATCACGTCGGCCACGCCCGTCGCCACCCAGCCCGCACCGGCTCCTGCGCCCACCCCGACGCCGACTCCCACGCCCACCACGGGAATCAAGCTGCCCCCCACCGGCCTGATGGGCTGGGACTGGCAGATCGGCGCGAGCAGCGACAGCGCCGTCAGCGTCCCCGCAGGCGCGAAACTCATCGACCTGGACGGCTTCAACACCAGCGCCGCCAAGGTCGCGGAACTCAAGAGCAAGGGCTACTACACCGTCTGCTACATCAACGCCGGCAGCTGGGAATCCTACCGCCCCGACGCCGCCAAGTACCCCGACTACCTGAAGATCCAGCAGGACCCCGACTGGGCCGGCGAGTACTTCCTCGACGTCACCGACGTCTTCAAGAGCGGCTCGGCCCTCGCGCCGATCCTGCAGGCCCGCTTCAAGATGTGCAAGGACAAGGGCTTCGACGCGCTGGAACCCGACAACCTCCAGAACGACGAGAACGTCAGCGGCGGCAAGATCACCACGCAGCAGCAGATCGACTTCAACGGCTGGGTCGCCGACCAGGCCCACGCCGCCGGACTGGCCGTGTTCCAGAAGAACGGCCCGGACAAGATCCTCCTGAAAGACCGCACCGGCAAGATGATGGTCGAGAAGTTCGACGGCATCCTGAACGAGGAATGCCAGCAGTACAGCGAGTGCGGCCCCCTGGCCGAGTACACCAAGCGCGGCAAGCTCGCCCTGAACGTCGAATATTCCACGACCCTGAACTGCGCGACGTACACCTCGCTGGGCGTCAGCGCCATGAAACGCGACCTGGGCCTCGTCAGCCCCAGCATGAGCGGCTACAAGCGCCAGAGCTGCAACTGA
- a CDS encoding sensor domain-containing diguanylate cyclase → MILPSRLPDPRLDACLRYGVTDPGASPDLDGVCRLVAGALHLEHVAVVLSAAGRGWVQAAVGWSPRDLGPVAAERRDLTPDPLWPAGAPLRRPDLDALLGPDAWGAVSAAPLITPGGTPLGVLVAASRTPRDWAGVPERLTDGAALIIALLEGCAASVGREQDRQEHAALARRLDRAILTARTFQSIADLTALPLDEDDGLRGAARLTAQLIGVDWAGVQFTPGDAPQGVDPWAGADPVPLTLPPGAGADPVVILDAGEGWTLPGGEPAAVACADVPGGAARLAFVRRGPAARWTAPDRQVLRDLVWALRHLLSFAAQRSALRGLEDQLQFALRSIPMILWVTDARGALVVAEGSALRGVPLRREQVLGHTIAEVLGDTLTFSGEPEDRGGGPERRQQVTLAGRVYDTHRVPLPRGGGTLGVAFDVTELVESRAQALQAQRHAETLLELTQVMGLSGSLPDVVTQALEVLLRALPGSWLVLWTREDARLRPLVSRGEQPEAIAQWQRQGVALSDTYARQLLAGETVQLDPVDVPPGLRDLGLHGALLLPVHGGDTLTVLGAYRREPLAWSPFERRLLSVAARVVQVSLERRDILAELSSAAVTDPLTGLGNRRAFEADLRAALDRGPLTLVTLDVDGLKQVNDTEGHARGDELLRAVARILGDVLGHGEGSVDRAYRVGGDEFCLLLTGPAREVPALEVALRDLPALGFPQAGASAGVARAPLDGQHPEVLWQVADERMYVEKARRRRRYRPRSDDTGG, encoded by the coding sequence GTGATCCTCCCGTCCCGTCTCCCTGACCCCCGGCTGGACGCCTGCCTCCGGTACGGCGTGACGGACCCCGGCGCCTCGCCGGACCTGGACGGCGTGTGCCGCCTCGTGGCGGGCGCGCTACACCTCGAGCACGTGGCGGTCGTGCTGAGCGCCGCCGGGCGCGGCTGGGTGCAGGCCGCGGTCGGCTGGAGTCCGCGCGACCTCGGGCCGGTCGCGGCCGAGCGGCGCGACCTGACCCCGGACCCCCTCTGGCCCGCGGGCGCCCCGCTGCGGCGGCCGGATCTGGACGCCCTGCTCGGTCCTGACGCCTGGGGCGCCGTGAGTGCCGCGCCGCTGATCACGCCCGGCGGCACCCCCCTGGGCGTGCTGGTCGCCGCGTCCAGGACGCCGCGCGACTGGGCGGGTGTCCCGGAGCGGCTCACGGACGGCGCCGCGCTGATCATCGCGCTGCTGGAGGGCTGCGCGGCCTCTGTCGGGCGCGAGCAGGACCGGCAGGAGCACGCGGCGCTCGCCCGGCGCCTGGACCGCGCGATCCTCACCGCGCGGACCTTCCAGTCCATCGCGGACCTCACGGCCCTCCCGCTGGACGAGGACGACGGCCTGCGCGGCGCGGCGCGGCTGACCGCCCAGCTGATCGGCGTGGACTGGGCCGGGGTGCAGTTCACGCCCGGCGACGCCCCGCAGGGCGTGGACCCCTGGGCGGGTGCGGACCCCGTGCCCCTGACGCTGCCGCCCGGCGCGGGCGCCGACCCGGTCGTGATCCTCGACGCCGGGGAGGGCTGGACACTGCCCGGCGGTGAGCCGGCGGCTGTGGCGTGCGCAGACGTGCCGGGCGGCGCGGCGCGCCTGGCGTTCGTGCGGCGCGGCCCGGCGGCCCGCTGGACCGCGCCGGACCGGCAGGTGCTGCGCGACCTGGTGTGGGCGCTGCGGCACCTGCTGTCCTTCGCCGCGCAGCGCAGCGCCCTGCGGGGCCTGGAGGACCAGTTGCAGTTCGCGCTGCGCAGCATTCCCATGATCCTGTGGGTCACGGACGCGCGCGGCGCGCTGGTCGTCGCGGAGGGCAGCGCGCTCCGGGGGGTGCCGCTGCGCCGGGAGCAGGTGCTGGGGCACACCATCGCCGAGGTGCTGGGCGACACCCTGACCTTCTCGGGCGAGCCGGAGGACCGGGGCGGCGGGCCGGAGCGGCGCCAGCAGGTGACGCTGGCCGGACGGGTGTACGACACGCACCGCGTGCCGCTGCCGCGTGGGGGCGGCACGCTGGGCGTGGCCTTCGACGTGACCGAACTGGTCGAGTCGCGCGCCCAGGCGCTGCAGGCGCAGCGGCACGCCGAGACGCTGCTGGAACTCACGCAGGTGATGGGCCTGTCGGGCAGCCTGCCGGACGTGGTCACGCAGGCGCTGGAGGTGCTGCTGCGCGCCCTGCCGGGCAGCTGGCTGGTCCTGTGGACCCGCGAGGACGCGCGGCTCCGTCCGCTGGTGTCGCGCGGCGAGCAGCCCGAGGCGATCGCGCAGTGGCAGCGGCAGGGTGTGGCCCTGAGCGACACCTATGCGCGGCAGCTGCTCGCGGGCGAGACGGTGCAGCTCGACCCGGTGGACGTGCCGCCTGGGCTGCGGGACCTCGGGCTGCACGGCGCGCTGCTGCTGCCCGTTCATGGCGGCGACACCCTGACGGTGCTGGGCGCGTACCGCCGCGAGCCGCTGGCGTGGTCGCCGTTCGAGCGGCGGCTGCTGAGCGTCGCGGCGCGGGTGGTGCAGGTCAGCCTGGAGCGGCGCGACATCCTGGCCGAGCTGAGCAGCGCGGCCGTGACCGACCCGCTGACCGGGCTGGGCAACCGCCGCGCCTTCGAGGCGGACCTGCGCGCCGCCCTGGACCGTGGGCCGCTGACCCTGGTGACGCTGGACGTGGACGGCCTGAAGCAGGTGAACGACACCGAGGGCCACGCGCGGGGCGACGAGCTGCTGCGCGCGGTGGCGCGAATCCTCGGGGACGTGCTGGGGCACGGTGAGGGCAGTGTGGACCGGGCGTACCGGGTGGGCGGCGACGAGTTCTGCCTGCTGCTGACCGGCCCGGCGCGGGAGGTGCCCGCGCTGGAGGTGGCCCTGCGTGACCTGCCGGCCCTGGGGTTCCCGCAGGCCGGGGCGAGTGCCGGGGTGGCCCGCGCGCCGCTGGACGGGCAGCACCCGGAGGTGTTGTGGCAGGTGGCCGACGAGCGGATGTATGTCGAAAAGGCCCGGCGGCGGCGACGGTACCGTCCCCGATCGGACGACACGGGGGGCTGA
- the rocD gene encoding ornithine--oxo-acid transaminase: MTMTLNPADLIRREDRLGAHNYKPLDVVIHRAQGAWVWDTQGRRYLDCLSAYSAVNQGHCHPRVIGALTGQAQQVTLTSRAFRNDRLAEFYETVTRVLDFEAVIPMNTGAEAVETAIKLARKWAYRARNVPENQAELIVMNGNFHGRTTTLVSFSSEAQYREGFGPFTPGFVSVPYGDVAAIEAAITPNTAGVLFEPIQGEAGVITPPEGFLRALREVCDRHGVLMIADEIQTGLGRTGHWLACDHEGVKPDVVILGKALGAGVYPVSAVLSSREVMDLFRPGDHGSTFGGNPLAAAVAQASLQVIEDEDLPARARELGAYLRGRLEAMNSPHVREIRGRGLLIGVDLHVPARPFCEALRDLGVLCKETHETTMRLAPPLVTSREDLDWALDRIEQVLR; encoded by the coding sequence ATGACCATGACCCTGAACCCTGCCGACCTGATCCGCCGCGAGGACCGCCTCGGGGCGCACAACTACAAGCCTCTGGACGTCGTCATCCACCGCGCGCAGGGCGCGTGGGTGTGGGACACGCAGGGCCGCCGGTACCTCGACTGCCTCTCGGCGTACAGCGCCGTGAACCAGGGCCACTGCCACCCGCGCGTCATCGGCGCGCTGACCGGGCAGGCGCAGCAGGTCACGCTGACCTCCCGCGCGTTCCGCAACGACCGCCTCGCGGAGTTCTACGAGACCGTCACGCGCGTCCTGGACTTCGAGGCCGTCATCCCCATGAACACCGGCGCCGAGGCCGTGGAAACCGCGATCAAACTGGCCCGCAAGTGGGCGTACCGCGCCCGGAACGTCCCGGAAAACCAGGCGGAACTGATCGTCATGAACGGCAACTTCCACGGCCGCACGACCACCCTGGTGTCGTTCAGCAGCGAGGCGCAGTACCGCGAGGGCTTCGGGCCGTTCACGCCGGGCTTCGTCAGCGTCCCCTACGGCGACGTGGCGGCCATCGAGGCGGCCATCACACCCAACACCGCCGGGGTGCTGTTCGAACCCATCCAGGGTGAGGCCGGGGTCATCACGCCCCCCGAGGGCTTCCTGCGCGCCCTGCGCGAGGTCTGCGACCGGCACGGCGTCCTGATGATCGCCGACGAGATCCAGACCGGCCTGGGCCGCACCGGCCACTGGCTCGCCTGCGACCACGAGGGCGTGAAACCCGACGTGGTGATCCTCGGCAAGGCGCTCGGCGCCGGCGTGTACCCGGTCAGCGCCGTGCTGTCCAGCCGCGAGGTGATGGACCTCTTCCGCCCCGGCGACCACGGCAGCACCTTCGGCGGGAACCCCCTGGCGGCCGCCGTGGCGCAGGCCAGCCTGCAGGTCATCGAGGACGAGGACCTCCCGGCGCGTGCCCGTGAACTCGGCGCGTACCTGCGCGGGCGCCTGGAAGCCATGAACAGCCCCCACGTGCGCGAGATCCGCGGGCGGGGCCTGCTGATCGGCGTGGACCTCCACGTGCCCGCCCGCCCCTTCTGCGAGGCGCTGCGCGACCTGGGCGTGCTGTGCAAGGAAACGCACGAGACGACCATGCGCCTCGCGCCGCCGCTGGTCACCAGCCGCGAGGACCTCGACTGGGCACTGGACCGCATCGAGCAGGTCCTGCGCTGA
- a CDS encoding PAS domain-containing protein, whose protein sequence is MPTDRCAPELMFDGYLTVSGSGAVLYANEAARRWLDLPDPAETDLDPPGPAQPRDGLNLRDLLPAGCALRSLLTPGVPSGPTCHGCRGVRVHRRPDGLELQGPPSPARRDRARSLPEALNEAQRLDEVTQVILTHPHWQALGAQLALFDPVSAALRVLQPGPDIPELIGTRPVGSRDVLTDTFRRGQACAHPPGEWPLPLPAGTREVLSLPLRSPDRPLGTLLLFMPAPGGLENAQEALDACAAALDRAAHFDDINRTQLRYRTLLESTHAALWELDRNFEIQGDSPNWQALTGQTYAEYAGRGFMSVIHPDDRPRLEADIARGIRGAEPFELRGRMRRIDGQYRYVTAVALPVPEERGAAQGWAGSIQDVTEDVWAAGWAAPAERFLTLAAQGGPAGPTFGAVLDELSRVTGATGALLFEVGGAGRTLATRGAASHLHEHLHGLVLPDPDPAPAGCAPHMNRSGRRCSPRSTITNSPSRRRCWTSPPRRWTRQCWSTCAGCNRTWRPSCTARSYGAPCTAARRRPARSSPPSRRAWS, encoded by the coding sequence ATGCCCACCGACCGCTGCGCCCCTGAACTGATGTTCGACGGGTACCTGACCGTCAGCGGGTCCGGCGCGGTGCTGTACGCCAACGAGGCGGCGCGGCGCTGGCTGGACCTGCCCGACCCGGCTGAAACCGACCTGGACCCGCCCGGCCCGGCTCAGCCGCGCGACGGACTGAACCTGCGCGACCTGCTGCCTGCCGGCTGCGCCCTGCGTTCCCTGCTGACGCCCGGCGTGCCGTCCGGCCCGACCTGCCACGGCTGCCGGGGCGTGCGGGTCCACCGGCGGCCCGACGGCCTGGAACTGCAGGGTCCGCCCTCCCCTGCCCGCCGCGACCGGGCGCGGTCCCTGCCCGAGGCGCTCAACGAGGCGCAGCGGCTCGACGAGGTCACGCAGGTGATCCTCACCCACCCGCACTGGCAGGCACTCGGGGCGCAGCTGGCGCTGTTCGACCCGGTCAGCGCGGCCCTGCGCGTCCTGCAGCCCGGACCGGACATCCCGGAATTGATCGGGACGCGGCCCGTGGGCTCACGCGACGTGCTCACCGACACCTTCCGCCGCGGACAGGCCTGCGCCCACCCCCCTGGCGAGTGGCCCCTGCCGCTGCCCGCCGGGACCCGCGAGGTGCTGAGCCTGCCGCTGCGCAGCCCGGACCGCCCGCTGGGCACCCTGCTGCTGTTCATGCCCGCGCCGGGCGGTCTGGAGAACGCTCAGGAGGCGCTGGACGCCTGCGCCGCCGCGCTGGACCGCGCCGCGCACTTCGACGACATCAACCGCACGCAGCTGCGGTACCGTACGCTGCTGGAAAGCACGCACGCCGCGCTGTGGGAACTCGACCGGAACTTCGAGATTCAGGGCGACAGCCCGAACTGGCAGGCGCTGACCGGCCAGACGTACGCCGAGTACGCCGGGCGGGGTTTCATGAGCGTCATTCACCCGGACGACCGCCCCCGGCTGGAGGCGGACATCGCGCGCGGCATCCGCGGCGCGGAACCCTTCGAGCTGCGCGGCCGGATGCGCCGCATCGACGGGCAGTACCGGTACGTGACGGCGGTCGCGCTGCCCGTCCCGGAGGAACGCGGCGCCGCGCAGGGCTGGGCAGGGTCCATTCAGGACGTCACCGAGGACGTCTGGGCCGCCGGGTGGGCCGCCCCGGCGGAACGGTTCCTGACGCTGGCCGCGCAGGGCGGCCCGGCCGGTCCGACCTTCGGGGCGGTGCTGGACGAACTGTCCCGCGTGACCGGCGCGACCGGCGCGCTGCTGTTCGAGGTGGGCGGCGCGGGCCGCACGCTCGCCACGCGCGGCGCGGCCAGTCACCTGCACGAGCATCTGCATGGATTGGTCCTGCCGGACCCCGACCCGGCCCCCGCTGGCTGCGCGCCCCACATGAACCGCAGCGGGCGGCGCTGCTCGCCCCGTTCCACCATCACGAACAGCCCATCGCGGCGGCGCTGCTGGACGTCCCCCCCGCGCAGGTGGACCCGACAGTGCTGGAGCACCTGCGCTGGCTGCAACCGCACCTGGCGTCCATCGTGCACAGCGCGCAGTTACGGGGCGCCCTGCACCGCAGCGAGGCGCAGGCCCGCTCGATCGTCTCCGCCCTCGAGGAGGGCGTGGTCATGA
- a CDS encoding sensor domain-containing diguanylate cyclase translates to MIDVSGQVLDANRAAHDLLDLRPGQPLPHLNDPVWALENERGERLPVDQYPAMIALRSGRPVRQVILARTSRDGQRRWFSINATPLEDRSGVVASFSDVSESFTLRQQLTAQAFQDDLTGLGNRRAFQRAAQEQRGPGAAALLIDVDHFKAVNDTHGHHVGDELLREIAARLRREVPTGALLARLGGDEFGVAHPDLSADDACALAGRIVQAVAHPVVLGGVRAEVSASVGVACAAHLRGADLHRAADLAMYGVKRAGRSGWQLFDPDVHLP, encoded by the coding sequence ATGATCGACGTGTCGGGCCAGGTGCTCGACGCCAACCGCGCCGCGCACGACCTGCTGGACCTGCGGCCCGGCCAGCCGCTCCCGCACCTGAACGACCCGGTGTGGGCGCTGGAGAACGAACGGGGCGAACGGCTCCCCGTGGACCAGTACCCGGCGATGATCGCGCTGCGTAGCGGGCGGCCCGTACGGCAGGTGATCCTGGCCCGCACCAGCCGGGACGGGCAGCGGCGCTGGTTCTCGATCAACGCGACGCCCCTGGAGGACCGCAGCGGCGTCGTCGCGTCGTTCAGTGACGTCAGCGAGTCGTTCACGCTCCGGCAGCAGCTGACCGCGCAGGCCTTCCAGGACGACCTGACCGGCCTGGGCAACCGCCGGGCCTTCCAGCGGGCCGCGCAGGAGCAGCGCGGGCCCGGCGCGGCCGCGCTCCTGATCGACGTGGATCACTTCAAGGCCGTGAACGACACGCACGGACATCACGTCGGTGACGAGTTACTGCGCGAGATCGCCGCGCGACTGCGCCGCGAGGTCCCGACCGGCGCGCTGCTCGCCCGGCTGGGCGGCGACGAGTTCGGCGTGGCCCACCCGGACCTGAGTGCCGACGACGCCTGCGCGCTGGCCGGGCGGATCGTGCAGGCCGTCGCGCACCCGGTGGTTCTGGGAGGTGTCCGCGCGGAGGTGAGCGCCAGCGTCGGCGTGGCCTGCGCCGCGCACTTACGCGGCGCGGACCTGCACCGGGCCGCCGACCTCGCCATGTACGGCGTCAAGCGCGCGGGCCGCAGCGGCTGGCAGCTGTTCGACCCGGACGTGCACCTGCCCTGA
- a CDS encoding molybdopterin-dependent oxidoreductase has product MYHRACNLCEAICGLRITVQGGRVTDLRGDPADPLSRGHICPKGAALPDLHADPDRLKTPMRRDGDSWHPIGWDDALDLVARRLRGVQAAHGPDSVATFQGNPSVHNSGTLLTAGAFLKALGTRSRYSATSTDQLPHHYAAAEMFGHPLLLPIPDVDRTDFLLMLGANPLASNGSILTAPGMRERLRAIRERGGRVVLLDPRRTESAAHASEYHPIRPGSDALFLMALLQVILSEGLSRPGRLADFTDGLDDLHTVAASYTPEAVQAATGVPATTTRDLARAFARTPRAAAYGRIGLSVQTFGGLCQWLLNTLNLVTGNLDREGGAMFPRPAFDLLLGARPGQTHHGRWHSRVRGLPEFDGELPNAALAEEILTPGDGQIRALVTVAGNPVLSTPGGHDLDRALAGLDFMVSIDPYLNETTRHAHVILPPATGLEVEHYDVIFHHFAVRATARVNEPVFPISADQRFDHQIFAGLTERLSGKTLATPAQRLDAGLRHGPHDLTLDEVRAHPHGLDLGPMQPVFPARLLTASGRIQALPDPMRRDLTRLHATLGAPVAPLVLIGRRQLRSNNSWMHNTPRLMRGPDRCTLHLNPADAQGLTDGQLAQVTSRVGTVTVPVEITDAVMPGVASLPHGFGHARPGVQLGVAQASPGVSLNDLTDPLLLDELTGNAVLNGTPIRVQPATQAAGSQDAGSAAD; this is encoded by the coding sequence GTGTACCACCGCGCCTGCAACCTCTGCGAGGCCATCTGCGGCCTGCGCATCACCGTGCAGGGTGGCCGCGTCACCGACCTGCGCGGCGACCCCGCCGATCCCCTCTCGCGCGGGCACATCTGCCCCAAGGGCGCCGCCCTGCCTGACCTGCACGCCGACCCGGACCGCCTGAAGACGCCCATGCGCCGCGACGGGGACAGCTGGCACCCCATCGGCTGGGACGACGCGCTGGACCTCGTCGCCCGGCGCCTGCGTGGTGTGCAGGCCGCGCACGGCCCCGACAGCGTCGCCACCTTCCAGGGCAACCCCAGTGTGCACAACAGCGGCACCCTGCTCACCGCCGGGGCGTTCCTGAAAGCCCTGGGTACCCGCAGTCGCTACAGCGCCACCAGCACCGACCAGCTGCCCCACCACTACGCCGCCGCCGAGATGTTCGGCCACCCACTGCTGCTGCCCATTCCCGACGTGGACCGCACCGACTTCCTGCTGATGCTCGGCGCGAACCCGCTGGCCAGCAACGGCAGCATCCTGACCGCGCCCGGCATGCGCGAGCGCCTGCGCGCCATCCGCGAGCGCGGCGGCCGCGTCGTGCTGCTCGACCCGCGCCGCACCGAGAGCGCCGCGCATGCCAGCGAGTACCACCCCATCCGCCCCGGCAGCGACGCCCTGTTCCTGATGGCGCTGCTGCAGGTGATCCTCAGCGAGGGCCTGTCCCGTCCCGGACGACTGGCCGACTTCACCGACGGGCTGGACGACCTGCACACTGTTGCCGCCTCCTACACCCCCGAGGCCGTGCAGGCTGCCACCGGCGTCCCGGCCACCACCACCCGCGACCTGGCCCGCGCGTTCGCCCGCACGCCCCGCGCCGCCGCGTACGGCCGCATCGGCCTGAGCGTCCAGACCTTCGGGGGGCTGTGCCAGTGGCTGCTGAACACCCTGAACCTCGTCACCGGGAACCTCGACCGCGAGGGCGGCGCGATGTTCCCCCGCCCCGCCTTCGACCTGCTCCTGGGCGCCCGCCCCGGCCAGACCCACCACGGCCGCTGGCACTCCCGCGTGCGCGGCCTGCCGGAATTCGACGGGGAACTGCCCAACGCCGCGCTGGCCGAGGAGATCCTCACGCCCGGCGACGGCCAGATCCGCGCGCTGGTGACCGTCGCCGGGAACCCGGTCCTGAGCACCCCCGGCGGGCACGACCTCGACCGGGCCCTGGCGGGCCTGGACTTCATGGTCAGCATCGACCCCTACCTGAACGAGACCACCCGCCACGCCCACGTGATCCTGCCGCCCGCCACCGGCCTGGAAGTCGAGCACTACGACGTGATCTTCCATCACTTCGCCGTGCGCGCCACCGCGCGGGTGAACGAACCCGTCTTCCCGATCAGCGCGGATCAGCGTTTCGATCACCAGATCTTTGCGGGCCTCACGGAACGCCTGAGCGGCAAGACCCTCGCCACGCCCGCCCAGCGCTTGGACGCCGGACTGCGCCACGGCCCGCACGACCTCACGCTCGACGAGGTCCGCGCGCACCCGCACGGCCTGGATCTCGGGCCCATGCAGCCCGTGTTCCCCGCACGTCTCCTGACCGCCAGCGGCCGCATCCAGGCCCTCCCGGACCCCATGCGCCGCGACCTGACGCGCCTGCACGCCACGCTCGGCGCGCCCGTCGCGCCGCTGGTCCTGATCGGGCGGCGCCAGCTGCGCAGCAACAACTCCTGGATGCACAACACGCCCCGCCTGATGCGCGGCCCGGACCGCTGCACCCTGCACCTCAACCCCGCCGACGCGCAGGGCCTCACGGACGGGCAGCTGGCGCAGGTCACGTCCCGCGTCGGCACCGTCACCGTGCCCGTCGAGATCACGGACGCCGTCATGCCCGGCGTCGCCAGCCTCCCACACGGCTTCGGGCACGCCCGGCCCGGCGTGCAGCTCGGCGTCGCCCAGGCCAGCCCCGGCGTCAGCCTGAACGACCTCACCGACCCCCTGCTGCTCGACGAACTCACCGGAAACGCCGTCCTGAACGGCACGCCCATCCGCGTGCAGCCCGCCACGCAGGCAGCAGGCAGTCAGGACGCGGGCAGCGCCGCCGACTGA